A window from Primulina eburnea isolate SZY01 chromosome 2, ASM2296580v1, whole genome shotgun sequence encodes these proteins:
- the LOC140823790 gene encoding RING-H2 finger protein ATL65-like, which translates to MLRRSSAPASLPHHQWNPHPPAPSPYSTSLPTKEILSSSSTSVDSSSPQSSVDVSPPLIAMAAIAVITFIAIIFSRPITHQFLRFYRRYRQGRRRYVPSSSTGDGLSLPYSFDSPRDASFYLLSPEGLHESLIKTIPLSMFTRKSGFHDCAVCLLEFEENDYVRTLPTCSHAFHVDCIDMWLRSHANCPLCRAGIYRQDSPFRPVMAAAIRPNLDDMIFPSTILQPLPEIPTNSEAAVTVMVDEITQEPSPSQERINNQSEDRFNGRNFLLTRSYSFEFERNLGSDNLGTEPSTASPWRFRRGGGGFWSKRLSPFSSIAKPRVFSFHHYRGMKSPFSRRRSFLPLSESSVRTSGGGSSRRRKSSASPMFIRTSAGATGLALSSRLRSGDPEALLSPERYNRR; encoded by the coding sequence ATGCTCCGCCGCAGCTCAGCCCCTGCATCATTGCCGCATCACCAATGGAACCCACACCCACCGGCTCCTTCTCCATACTCCACCTCGCTGCCGACAAAGGAGATTTTGTCTTCTTCCTCCACCTCCGTGGATTCATCAAGTCCGCAGTCCTCTGTAGATGTCAGCCCGCCTTTGATTGCCATGGCTGCTATAGCCGTTATAACCTTCATCGCAATCATCTTCTCCCGCCCAATTACCCACCAATTCCTCCGATTCTACCGCCGATACAGACAGGGGCGACGACGTTACGTCCCGTCTTCGTCCACCGGAGATGGCCTCTCGCTTCCGTATTCATTTGACTCCCCTAGAGACGCTAGTTTCTATCTACTGTCACCTGAAGGGCTGCATGAATCTCTCATCAAGACGATTCCTCTCTCGATGTTCACTCGCAAAAGCGGCTTCCATGATTGCGCAGTGTGTTTGCTCGAATTCGAGGAAAATGATTACGTCCGTACACTCCCCACTTGCTCGCATGCTTTCCACGTCGATTGTATAGACATGTGGCTGCGTTCACACGCAAACTGCCCACTTTGTCGGGCAGGAATATACCGCCAGGATTCTCCTTTCAGACCGGTAATGGCAGCAGCGATCAGGCCAAATTTGGATGATATGATTTTCCCGAGCACAATTCTCCAGCCTCTGCCTGAAATTCCAACCAATTCAGAGGCGGCGGTGACGGTGATGGTAGATGAAATCACCCAGGAGCCCTCGCCGAGCCAGGAGAGGATAAATAACCAATCAGAAGACAGATTCAAcggccgaaatttcttgttgACGAGATCGTATTCTTTCGAATTCGAACGAAACTTAGGTTCGGATAACCTAGGGACAGAGCCCTCGACCGCCTCGCCATGGCGGTTCCGGAGAGGTGGCGGAGGTTTCTGGAGCAAACGTCTGTCGCCTTTCAGCTCAATAGCGAAACCTAGAGTTTTCTCATTCCATCACTACAGAGGAATGAAATCTCCATTTTCCCGGCGGCGGAGCTTCCTACCACTCTCGGAATCGAGCGTGCGTACTAGCGGAGGCGGCTCGTCGAGACGGCGAAAGTCGTCGGCGAGTCCGATGTTCATTAGGACTTCTGCTGGGGCCACTGGGTTAGCCTTGTCGAGCCGGCTAAGGAGCGGTGATCCGGAGGCCTTGCTTTCACCGGAGAGATATAATAGACGGTGA
- the LOC140823791 gene encoding allene oxide synthase 3-like encodes MSLPSASDRRDTTPSDTHLQNIPGDYGHRFFSPIVDRYNYYYIQGEVEFFKARMKKHQSTVFRCNVPPGPFTARNPRVICLLDAISFQTLFDNSKVEKKNLLDGTFMPSTAFTGGYRTCAFLDTCEPNHAALKGFFLSILAKKHDKFITIFRQALSTMFSGLEDEFSTKGSAYFNDLSDRMSFEFVFRYFCDEDPSETPIGNDGPKLVDLWLICQLHPLMTLGIKYCPNFLEDLLLHTFPLPFFLVKSRYKKLYDAFYISAGSILDEAEEIGLKRDEACHNLVFLAGFNAYGGMKTLFPGLIKWVGSAGEDLHRRLRYEIRDAVKSEGGVTFAALNKMTLTKSAVYEALRIEPPVPYQYGKARQDLTIQNHESSFLIKKGEMLFGYQPIATKDPLIFKNPEEFMADRFLGAGEELIQYVYWSNGRETEDPTTENKQCPGKDIVVMLSRLMLVEFFLRYDTFQVESGKFLAGSSVTIKSFTNAT; translated from the coding sequence ATGTCTTTACCGAGCGCCTCCGACCGCCGTGACACAACGCCGTCTGACACTCATCTCCAAAATATCCCCGGAGACTACGGCCACCGATTTTTCAGCCCGATAGTCGACCGCTACAACTACTACTACATCCAAGGGGAGGTCGAGTTCTTTAAAGCCCGGATGAAAAAACATCAGTCCACAGTCTTCAGATGCAACGTGCCGCCAGGCCCATTCACTGCCCGAAACCCACGAGTCATCTGCCTTCTCGATGCCATAAGTTTTCAGACCCTCTTCGACAACTCCAAGGTCGAGAAGAAAAACTTACTCGACGGCACGTTCATGCCCTCCACCGCGTTCACCGGTGGTTACAGGACCTGCGCCTTCTTGGACACTTGCGAGCCCAATCACGCAGCTCTCAAAGGCTTTTTCCTCTCTATACTCGCCAAAAAGCACGACAAGTTCATCACCATCTTTCGGCAAGCCCTTTCCACCATGTTTTCTGGCTTGGAAGATGAATTCTCCACCAAGGGCAGCGCGTACTTCAATGACTTAAGCGACCGCATGTCATTTGAGTTCGTCTTCCGTTATTTCTGCGACGAGGATCCCTCGGAAACTCCAATCGGGAACGACGGACCGAAACTTGTTGACTTGTGGCTTATCTGTCAGCTCCATCCATTGATGACCTTAGGAATAAAATACTGCCCAAACTTCCTGGAAGATCTACTCCTGCACACATTTCCACTACCTTTCTTCCTCGTGAAATCTAGGTACAAGAAACTGTATGATGCATTTTACATTTCCGCAGGTTCCATTCTGGATGAAGCTGAAGAAATAGGGCTCAAGAGAGACGAAGCCTGCCACAACTTGGTGTTCTTAGCTGGATTCAACGCATACGGCGGAATGAAAACTCTGTTCCCCGGTCTGATCAAATGGGTGGGCTCAGCCGGAGAGGATCTGCATCGTCGGCTGCGATACGAAATAAGAGACGCCGTCAAATCGGAAGGCGGCGTCACCTTTGCAGCACTGAACAAAATGACACTGACAAAATCAGCTGTATACGAAGCTCTGAGAATCGAACCACCTGTCCCTTACCAGTACGGTAAAGCTAGGCAAGATCTCACCATACAGAACCATGAATCGTCGTTCTTGATCAAGAAAGGGGAGATGCTGTTCGGTTATCAGCCGATTGCGACGAAAGATCCTCTGATCTTCAAGAACCCAGAAGAATTCATGGCGGATAGATTCTTGGGTGCTGGTGAAGAATTGATCCAGTACGTGTACTGGTCGAATGGGAGAGAAACGGAGGATCCGACAACGGAGAATAAGCAATGTCCTGGAAAGGACATCGTTGTAATGTTGTCTAGATTGATGCTGGTCGAATTTTTCCTCCGATACGATACTTTTCAGGTGGAGTCTGGAAAATTCTTGGCCGGTTCTTCCGTGACGATCAAATCATTCACAAACGCTACATGA
- the LOC140823792 gene encoding diphthamide biosynthesis protein 3-like — protein sequence MSYDDVEIEDMEWNEELQAYTYPCPCGDLFQITKEDLKIGEEIARCPSCSLYITVIYNMEDFQDSRKKFGPAKSQPVAVA from the coding sequence ATGTCATATGATGACGTGGAGATTGAGGACATGGAGTGGAACGAAGAGTTGCAGGCCTACACATACCCTTGCCCATGTGGGGACCTCTTCCAGATAACCAAAGAGGATCTCAAGATTGGCGAAGAAATTGCACGATGCCCTAGCTGCTCATTGTACATCACCGTTATATATAACATGGAAGATTTTCAGGACTCCAGAAAAAAATTTGGTCCAGCAAAGTCGCAGCCAGTTGCTGTGGCTTGA
- the LOC140824831 gene encoding uncharacterized protein — protein MSTTFHKPIHLYKTRRIKLFPHRPLSSFPHPPSSPHTPMGHDPEKLLSLIKSSKWPFIKHLSPNFNPPLISATLILLRPFPDLVINFIDNIHHTVISTECYCLATSVASRHTSPKHALQLIKKLIGSQTVTPQDIFYGLLSARERLSISSSISLDLLIRAFCEMGQGCEAVECFNMMKKKEILPHSKTLNCMLCLFIRLNWTHGALLAEMFRSGIIMSVFTFNIIINGLCKQGKLKKAMKFVEYMDSLKAKPNVVTFNSVIHGYCLKRDFVGVNKVLETMKQKGIKPDSYTYRSVINLMCYSGKVEEASGLLSMMEESGLVPMSVIYNSLIDGYCKAGELERAFSFRDEMVNKGIVPNVWTYNSLIRTLLLNHRVAEAYDLVRKMEIEGVFRDETTYNILINGSCQAEDVTKAFSLHDEMLSRGIAPTRVTYTSLICMLGKRKMMEEADDLMKEMLEKGILPDLVMFNALIDGHCANGKIKSALLLLKEMERMKVKPNEVTYNIIMQGYCKIGKVKEASSLLDVMKRSGVKPDFVSFNTLISRYSMNGDIKNALRVLDEMPYIGFEATRLTYNTLIQGLCTNGGHFVEEVLKEMVSRGITPNGGTYISLMRGIMDYGEEVPG, from the coding sequence ATGTCCACGACATTCCACAAACCAATCCATCTTTATAAAACCCGCCGTATAAAATTGTTTCCTCACCGCCCTTTGTCTTCATTCCCCCACCCTCCCTCGTCGCCCCATACCCCCATGGGCCATGACCCCGAGAAACTCCTTTCCTTGATTAAGTCCTCTAAGTGGCCTTTCATCAAACACCTCTCCCCAAacttcaatcctcctctgatttCCGCCACCCTCATCCTCCTCCGTCCTTTCCCTGACCTGGTCATCAATTTCATTGACAATATTCATCACACGGTCATCTCCACTGAATGCTACTGCCTTGCCACCTCAGTTGCTTCCCGCCACACCTCCCCAAAACACGCCTTACAACTCATAAAGAAGCTCATCGGTTCTCAAACCGTGACGCCGCAGGATATTTTTTATGGGTTGCTGAGTGCGCGTGAGAGGTTGAGTATATCGAGCTCGATTTCGTTAGATTTGTTGATCAGGGCGTTTTGCGAAATGGGCCAGGGCTGTGAGGCTGTGGAATGCTTCAATATGATGAAAAAGAAGgagattttgcctcatagtaaGACACTTAATTGTATGCTGTGTTTGTTTATAAGATTGAATTGGACACACGGGGCTTTGCTTGCTGAGATGTTTAGGTCAGGCATCATAATGAGTGTTTTCACCTTTAATATAATTATCAACGGGTTGTGCAAGCAAGGGAAGTTGAAGAAGGCGATGAAGTTTGTTGAATACATGGACAGTTTGAAGGCTAAGCCAAATGTAGTGACATTTAACTCCGTAATTCATGGCTATTGCTTGAAACGGGATTTTGTAGGAGTTAACAAGGTTCTTGAAACCATGAAACAGAAAGGGATCAAACCAGACTCGTACACTTATCGTTCGGTGATTAACCTGATGTGTTACAGTGGGAAGGTCGAGGAGGCATCTGGCCTTTTGAGTATGATGGAGGAATCTGGTTTGGTGCCAATGTCCGTGATTTACAACAGTCTGATCGATGGATATTGTAAGGCAGGGGAGTTGGAAAGGGCTTTCAGTTTTCGAGATGAGATGGTAAATAAAGGGATAGTGCCAAATGTGTGGACTTATAACTCATTAATCCGCACTTTGTTGTTGAATCATAGAGTTGCAGAGGCTTATGATTTGGTGAGAAAGATGGAAATCGAAGGGGTGTTTCGTGATGAAACTACATACAACATATTGATCAATGGCTCTTGCCAGGCTGAAGACGTTACAAAAGCATTTAGTCTTCATGATGAAATGTTAAGCAGAGGGATTGCACCTACTAGAGTGACTTACACTTCACTTATTTGTATGTTAGGCAAAAGGAAAATGATGGAAGAGGCAGATGATTTAATGAAAGAGATGTTAGAAAAGGGTATACTACCTGATCTTGTTATGTTCAATGCGTTGATCGATGGGCATTGTGCTAATGGTAAAATCAAGAGTGCTCTTTTGCTATTAAAAGAGATGGAGAGAATGAAGGTTAAGCCGAATGAGGTAACGTACAATATTATTATGCAAGGCTACTGCAAAATTGGTAAGGTCAAAGAAGCTAGTAGCCTTCTTGATGTGATGAAGAGGAGTGGAGTTAAACCTGATTTTGTCAGTTTTAATACCCTTATCAGTAGGTATAGCATGAATGGTGATATAAAAAATGCTCTGAGAGTTCTTGATGAGATGCCATATATTGGTTTCGAAGCTACTCGTCTCACTTACAACACTCTTATACAAGGCTTGTGCACAAATGGGGGACATTTTGTTGAGGAAGTCCTCAAAGAAATGGTCAGCAGAGGCATCACTCCCAATGGTGGTACCTATATATCTTTAATGAGAGGGATTATGGATTACGGTGAAGAAGTTCCAGGGTGA
- the LOC140824832 gene encoding CCG-binding protein 1-like — MNRTVALNCSSSNFLVAQCSKSVTSRSVSVPIVYCSSRNNVYIPKLEPFSRSKIDRAVKDPPLIQKSLNQIADYCVTVDGDDSYSCWQAYFELKNLEKEAPKEEVERLIIEAGGIKSLIGCIHGVASIHKSKKEHGYSSIPLKIENVRASSTCPIPDGLPKTREELEEEERARMPDSPFTRLLRAKGRHPAWYSPAPEHETD; from the exons ATGAATCGGACAGTGGCCTTGAATTGTTCTTCAAGCAATTTTCTTGTCGCTCAGTGTTCGAAATCGGTGACTTCGAGAAGTGTTTCTGTGCCGATTGTTTACtgttcttcaagaaacaatGTTTACATACCAAAGCTGGAGCCTTTTAGCAGAAGCAAGATCGATAGAGCCGTCAAAGATCCTCCTCTGATTCAGAAATCTCTGAACCAAATCGCAG ATTATTGCGTGACCGTTGATGGAGATGATTCTTATAGCTGCTGGCAGGCATATTTTGAACTCAAAAATCTTGAA AAAGAGGCACCCAAGGAAGAGGTGGAAAGGTTGATAATAGAAGCTGGTGGAATAAAATCACTCATCGGATGCATACATGGGGTGGCATCCATTCACAAATCGAAAAAGGAACATGGATATTCGTCGATACCCTTGAAAATCGAGAACGTGCGAGCGAGCAGTACCTGTCCGATCCCGGATGGTTTGCCAAAGACCCGAGAAGAGCTGGAGGAAGAAGAGAGGGCTAGAATGCCAGACTCCCCGTTCACCAGACTGCTTCGAGCCAAAGGACGACATCCTGCTTGGTACTCCCCTGCTCCCGAACACGAGACCGATTGA